One cyanobiont of Ornithocercus magnificus DNA segment encodes these proteins:
- a CDS encoding glucose-6-phosphate isomerase, with protein sequence MSFPDFSVSDIQTQWQRLCDLLWFHEDLGMWLDISRMHLNSSDLEKLQKQLDQAFRAMEELEKGAIANYEEKRQVGHYWLRDPQRAPNSSVTDHITHEIDTIEAFGRDVISGVIKAPNGKHFTSVLWIGIGGSSLGPLLMVRALQNRDEGLSFHFFDNADPNGMSKVLATIGDDLRTTLVVTASKSGTTPEPHLGMEQARHRLESVGGCWPNQAVAVTMRDTHLDQQAKEEGWLKRFDMFDWVGGRTSITGAVGLLPGALISTDIRAFLFGAAQMDTATRVSDVRHNPAALMALSWYVAGEGCGKRDMVVLPYRDRLEVFSHYLQQLLMESLGKRLDRQGREVNQGIAVYGNKGSTDQHAYVQQLRDGIDNFFVTFIEVLRDAEDIPAICGKRPGDFLDASLQGTRAALTGGGRQSLSISMRELDSRRLGALIALFERAVGIYAELVDINAYHQPGVEAGKKASAATLKLQSEVERALIDGVNCSIAEIHQVIGCGSEEDIFWILRHLTGNNRGYVAQGSWGDPTSLRFSRA encoded by the coding sequence ATGAGCTTTCCAGATTTCAGCGTCAGCGACATTCAGACTCAATGGCAACGACTTTGTGACCTACTCTGGTTTCATGAAGATCTAGGCATGTGGCTGGACATCAGCCGAATGCATCTCAATAGTTCTGATCTAGAGAAACTGCAAAAGCAACTTGATCAGGCCTTCAGAGCTATGGAAGAGCTGGAAAAGGGAGCAATTGCTAATTACGAAGAGAAGCGCCAAGTGGGTCACTACTGGCTCCGAGATCCACAGCGAGCGCCAAACTCCTCAGTAACCGACCACATCACACATGAGATTGACACCATTGAGGCTTTTGGCCGCGATGTCATCAGTGGTGTAATCAAGGCTCCTAACGGCAAACACTTTACTAGTGTTCTTTGGATTGGTATCGGTGGCAGTAGCCTCGGTCCTCTACTAATGGTCCGAGCTCTTCAGAACAGAGATGAAGGCCTGTCGTTCCATTTCTTTGATAACGCAGACCCTAACGGCATGAGCAAAGTTCTCGCCACAATTGGAGATGATCTGAGGACTACACTTGTAGTCACAGCAAGTAAGTCTGGCACAACTCCCGAGCCACATCTTGGCATGGAGCAAGCACGCCACCGACTTGAGAGTGTTGGTGGCTGCTGGCCTAACCAGGCTGTAGCAGTAACCATGCGTGATACTCACCTTGACCAGCAGGCCAAAGAAGAGGGTTGGCTAAAGCGGTTTGATATGTTTGATTGGGTTGGAGGACGCACAAGTATTACTGGCGCTGTAGGATTATTGCCTGGGGCACTTATCTCCACCGATATACGTGCATTTCTATTTGGTGCTGCACAAATGGATACAGCAACACGGGTTAGTGATGTACGTCACAATCCTGCTGCTCTAATGGCTTTAAGCTGGTACGTTGCTGGAGAAGGATGCGGTAAACGTGATATGGTAGTTCTTCCCTACCGTGATCGACTTGAAGTCTTCAGTCATTACCTACAGCAACTACTGATGGAGTCACTTGGCAAACGACTCGATCGCCAAGGTCGTGAGGTGAATCAGGGTATTGCCGTTTATGGTAATAAGGGCTCAACAGATCAACACGCCTATGTACAACAACTACGTGATGGTATAGATAACTTCTTTGTGACCTTTATTGAGGTACTACGCGATGCCGAGGATATACCTGCCATCTGCGGCAAACGTCCTGGTGATTTTCTTGATGCCTCGCTTCAGGGCACTCGTGCTGCCCTTACTGGTGGGGGGCGTCAGAGCCTCAGCATTAGCATGCGAGAGCTTGACTCACGACGCCTTGGGGCACTCATTGCACTATTTGAACGTGCAGTAGGTATTTACGCAGAGCTTGTTGATATAAATGCATATCATCAGCCTGGGGTAGAAGCTGGAAAGAAAGCCTCTGCAGCGACCCTAAAACTGCAGAGTGAGGTTGAGAGGGCTCTCATTGATGGTGTGAATTGCTCTATTGCAGAAATTCACCAGGTAATCGGGTGTGGGTCTGAAGAAGATATCTTCTGGATTTTGCGTCATCTTACAGGAAACAACCGTGGTTATGTTGCTCAAGGATCCTGGGGAGATCCTACCTCACTGAGGTTTAGCAGAGCTTAA